The DNA segment TTTTTGTACCTAAGAAAGTATTTAAACGGGCTTGGGATCGCAATAGAACCCGGAGAGTATTGAGGGAAGTTTTTAGAAATTATACTTGGGACAGCAAAGGATTGGATATTATATGCATTATCAGAACATTGGAACGAGAGATGCTGAGTCTCAAAAAGATAGAGCCTCTCTGCTCGCTCTTGTTAAAGAAAATAGGTCGATCCTAATTATAGCTATTATTAGGTTCTATCAAATTTTGCTGGCACCACTCTGGCCTTCAAGGTGCCGTTTTTACCCGACATGTTCTAATTATTCTATTCAAGCACTGCAGGAGAAGGGTTTTATAAAAGGGATTTGGTTAACTGTAACAAGAATATTAAGGTGTAACCCTGCTTTTCCTGGGGGGTATGACCCTGTGAGGTGATGAGAGATGGAAAATAACAAGAGGATACTTCTTGCAACAGCATTGGCTTTCTTGGTTATGCTCGCTTACCCTTATTATGCGAAAAGATATATACCGCAGAGGCCGCATAGTGTAGCCCCCTTAGAACCAGAAACGCTTGTAGCAGAGGAAGATTTAGAGTCTGCCGGAGCATATGATACGGTATATGATACGGTTATAAGCGATGATACGGTAGATGATACGGTTATTGAAAATCAAGAGCTGAAAATTGAACTAAATACTCGGTCTGGAGTGGTCAAATCAGTAAAAATAAAAGACGGTTTAGAGCCGATTAGCTTTTACCCCTTGCAAGATAAAAGGTTAGGACTGTTGATGCCAACCGTATCAACCGTATCATTTGAAGAAAGTAAAGACTGCGATACGGCTGAGATGGTTCTATCTTCAAATGGCGTTAGAAGAGAATATAGTATAGATAAACATCTTCTTCTCTTCAATACGGAGGGAGAATCTCAGCTCCTCTTCTATATGCCTGGTAAATATGAGGTCTCTATGCGGGAGTCCCGCTATCTGCGGGTTATGGTAAAAGATGGCCGGCAGAATACAGAGAGCATTAAGATTGGAAGCCTCTTAAAGAAAAAAAGGTTTTTTAATGCCGTAGATTGGTTTGCCCTCTCTTTTAGACATTACTCTATTCTCTTTGATCCCAGCCAAGATCTGGATCTAGAGATAAAACCTTCAAGCGATCAAGAAGGATTCTTTTTCGCTATAAAAGGCAAAACAGAGAACATAGAAGTTTTAACATACATAGGACCCAATTCTGAGTCTATATTGGCATTTTACGACGATAATTGGTTGGATTTGTTAAATTACGGTAAGCTAAACAA comes from the Candidatus Kaelpia imicola genome and includes:
- the yidD gene encoding membrane protein insertion efficiency factor YidD, translated to MLALVKENRSILIIAIIRFYQILLAPLWPSRCRFYPTCSNYSIQALQEKGFIKGIWLTVTRILRCNPAFPGGYDPVR
- the yidC gene encoding membrane protein insertase YidC, encoding MENNKRILLATALAFLVMLAYPYYAKRYIPQRPHSVAPLEPETLVAEEDLESAGAYDTVYDTVISDDTVDDTVIENQELKIELNTRSGVVKSVKIKDGLEPISFYPLQDKRLGLLMPTVSTVSFEESKDCDTAEMVLSSNGVRREYSIDKHLLLFNTEGESQLLFYMPGKYEVSMRESRYLRVMVKDGRQNTESIKIGSLLKKKRFFNAVDWFALSFRHYSILFDPSQDLDLEIKPSSDQEGFFFAIKGKTENIEVLTYIGPNSESILAFYDDNWLDLLNYGKLNNIVKSLLGIFYKVSHNYGLAIIMLALLLNFIFAPLTLKSQKSMKKMQSLQPHMQELKEKHKDNPQAVNKEMMELYKKHKVNPMGGCLPMFLQIPVFIALYNTLMRSYELKHASFLWIKDLSVPDRLFMLSKSLPLIGSEVNLLPILMAGLMFVQQKFSPTAKVSSSSTMPNLWFLPIIFGVIFYKFPAGLVLYWFTNSLSMLVLQNMHRK